In Streptomyces sp. NBC_01439, the following are encoded in one genomic region:
- a CDS encoding sensor histidine kinase has product MWSPLLRIPAVPGRAVLLLRSLAACALAAAAWADVRAGTFTGPASQGRLALSATAVGAVLVALPLFKEGWSYVYAGGAAATVSLVCSAAVHVSHAAIGVSSAYGAFEPAALLVVLAFVARRGPAACAAPVALLLAAAVVLRPLSVGVQEGSLAVAFGLTLVTVLVAGASVTARMVEADRRQRAHRIRLEQRIDLARDLHDHLAHHVAGIVVQAQGARAVAARRPDMVLPALQRIEETGAEALAAAILHRVTVESLTNIRKHARHCRHVSVHVRVRPHEAAVRITSDGTARLTSRPGYGLKDLRERVTLGGGTFRAEPTAEGDWQVRARLPLTTPGGRSVAS; this is encoded by the coding sequence ATGTGGTCTCCTCTCCTGCGCATCCCCGCCGTTCCCGGCAGGGCAGTGCTCCTGCTGCGGTCCCTCGCAGCCTGTGCGCTCGCGGCCGCGGCCTGGGCTGACGTACGCGCCGGAACGTTCACCGGACCGGCGTCGCAGGGCCGGCTCGCGCTGTCGGCCACCGCCGTGGGCGCGGTCCTCGTCGCCCTGCCCCTGTTCAAGGAGGGCTGGTCGTACGTCTACGCCGGGGGCGCCGCCGCCACCGTCTCACTGGTCTGCTCCGCGGCCGTGCACGTGAGCCACGCAGCCATCGGCGTCTCGTCCGCATACGGGGCGTTCGAGCCGGCCGCCCTCCTGGTGGTGCTGGCCTTCGTCGCCCGGCGCGGCCCGGCGGCCTGCGCCGCGCCGGTCGCGCTGCTGCTGGCGGCGGCCGTCGTCCTGCGGCCGCTGTCCGTCGGCGTGCAGGAGGGCAGCCTGGCCGTCGCGTTCGGCCTCACCCTGGTCACCGTCCTGGTGGCGGGGGCGAGCGTGACCGCGCGGATGGTGGAGGCGGACCGGCGGCAGCGCGCACACCGCATCCGGCTCGAACAGCGGATCGACCTGGCCAGGGACCTGCACGACCACCTCGCCCACCACGTGGCGGGCATCGTGGTGCAGGCACAGGGCGCCAGGGCGGTCGCCGCCAGGCGGCCCGACATGGTCCTGCCCGCTCTGCAACGCATCGAGGAGACCGGAGCGGAGGCGCTCGCGGCCGCCATCCTGCACCGGGTGACGGTGGAGTCCCTCACCAACATCCGCAAGCACGCCCGCCACTGCCGCCACGTCAGCGTCCACGTGCGCGTCCGTCCCCACGAGGCCGCCGTGCGGATAACCAGTGACGGGACGGCCCGCCTGACCTCCCGCCCGGGCTACGGGCTGAAGGACCTGCGCGAACGCGTCACCCTGGGCGGCGGCACCTTCCGGGCCGAGCCCACCGCCGAGGGCGACTGGCAGGTACGGGCCCGGCTGCCGCTCACCACCCCCGGGGGGCGCTCGGTCGCCTCCTAG
- a CDS encoding VOC family protein: MVSVVQNVAIDCSDAYELALFWSEVTGCPVYPQSKPGDQETLVMLAEGPVLYFNQVPEAKTVKNRIHLCLNPTTSREEEVERLLKLGATLVIDRREPDGTGWAVLADPEGNEFCVLRSESDHAATPS, translated from the coding sequence ATGGTCTCAGTGGTGCAGAACGTGGCGATCGACTGTTCGGATGCGTATGAACTGGCTCTGTTCTGGAGCGAAGTGACGGGTTGTCCGGTGTATCCGCAGTCCAAACCAGGCGACCAGGAGACGCTGGTGATGCTCGCCGAGGGCCCGGTGCTGTACTTCAACCAGGTGCCGGAAGCGAAGACGGTCAAGAACCGGATCCACCTGTGCCTGAATCCGACGACCTCGCGCGAGGAGGAGGTCGAGCGGCTGTTGAAGCTCGGAGCCACCCTGGTCATTGACCGTCGGGAGCCGGACGGTACGGGCTGGGCGGTTCTCGCCGATCCTGAAGGCAATGAATTCTGCGTCCTGCGCAGCGAGTCCGACCACGCCGCGACGCCTTCCTGA
- a CDS encoding CHAT domain-containing protein produces MSTPAARIADLLEDVPTASNPPARFPAPAPDRPPRTDGPTLNITVIWGDIAQIAADLHVTGHYQSVVPAAAELALDRAISVEPRRTITEHTKLGWVEAQLGEVTYFPCKEGSVRCAAVVGMGPMGTLTERRAVQLYASLLGEALGLGHVGTMATVLIGSGTGNLTVKQAARAIVRGFADALAPLGPPAPPPRLTDVLLMEVDRLRAEQLHLALTDSAAKLPQVRIVPGLREESGGELFGPSAAVYALSALTKLAGPTGAAARDGSDGTPGGPGPPAGADVLHTVLAGFDADIQEKIREQLADLASVERTELSLTVRRPAEGQDDAVPVRMSVQSGVGGLRWAALTGRATVPERLVPVDMDLLRELVDRLTEPSVKDASELPDLLSRFVVPPDFQRLLTDDSTVLLELDRDTASVPWEFLAEIQQAGVDKRDPLAIRTQLSRQLRTTYSRVMTEGLADGPLRALVIGDPGDPEKGFHLPGARQEALAVASRLKELGAKVSLFVGAANALRQPGVDPARRLDVLRVLLCGGNHIVHYCGHSAFDLSGTGRRSGWVFADGLLTAQELALLERPPLIVVANACYTARLGAAAVPGAPPGAPGLAGRTPWGNPQAALVPSLADEFLRMGVGHYIGAAWRIPDDQGISFADQFYTHLFQGGSGEATPTVGGAVRAARRRLYGLRAAGQPEQGPAGPGGPNGPQGPDVTPSGQRWSSWAAYQHYGDAADPFVRPGGS; encoded by the coding sequence GTGAGCACCCCCGCCGCTCGCATCGCTGACCTGCTGGAGGACGTACCGACGGCCTCGAACCCGCCCGCTCGGTTTCCCGCTCCGGCCCCCGACCGACCGCCGCGCACCGATGGTCCAACTCTCAACATCACCGTGATCTGGGGCGACATCGCGCAGATCGCGGCCGATCTGCACGTCACGGGTCACTACCAGTCGGTAGTGCCCGCGGCCGCGGAACTCGCACTCGACCGGGCCATCTCCGTCGAACCCCGCCGCACCATCACCGAGCACACCAAGCTCGGCTGGGTCGAAGCCCAGTTGGGCGAAGTCACGTACTTCCCCTGCAAGGAGGGCTCCGTGCGCTGCGCGGCCGTCGTCGGCATGGGACCGATGGGCACCCTGACGGAGCGCCGCGCCGTCCAGCTGTACGCCTCCCTGCTCGGCGAAGCGCTCGGGCTCGGCCACGTCGGGACCATGGCCACCGTGCTCATCGGTTCGGGCACGGGCAATCTGACCGTCAAACAGGCGGCCCGCGCCATCGTCCGGGGATTCGCCGACGCCCTGGCGCCGCTGGGCCCGCCGGCACCGCCGCCCCGGCTCACCGACGTACTCCTCATGGAGGTCGACAGGCTGCGCGCGGAGCAGCTCCACCTCGCGCTCACGGACTCCGCAGCGAAGCTCCCGCAGGTACGGATCGTCCCCGGACTGCGCGAGGAGAGCGGCGGCGAACTGTTCGGGCCCTCCGCCGCGGTGTACGCCCTGTCGGCGCTGACCAAGCTCGCCGGGCCGACGGGCGCGGCCGCCCGTGACGGCAGTGACGGCACCCCGGGCGGCCCCGGCCCGCCCGCCGGGGCGGACGTCCTGCACACCGTGCTCGCCGGCTTCGACGCCGACATCCAGGAGAAGATCCGCGAGCAGCTGGCGGACCTGGCCTCGGTGGAACGCACCGAGCTGTCCCTGACCGTCCGCAGGCCGGCGGAGGGCCAGGACGACGCCGTGCCCGTCCGGATGTCCGTCCAGTCCGGAGTCGGCGGCCTGCGCTGGGCGGCGCTGACCGGGCGGGCCACCGTACCGGAACGGCTGGTACCGGTGGACATGGACCTGCTGCGGGAACTCGTGGACCGGCTGACGGAACCGAGCGTCAAGGACGCGAGCGAACTGCCCGACCTGCTGTCCCGGTTCGTGGTGCCGCCGGACTTCCAGCGGCTGCTCACCGACGACTCCACGGTGCTGCTGGAACTGGACCGGGACACGGCCTCCGTCCCCTGGGAGTTCCTGGCCGAGATCCAGCAGGCGGGCGTGGACAAGCGCGATCCCCTCGCGATCCGCACCCAGCTGTCCAGGCAACTGCGCACGACCTATTCGCGGGTGATGACCGAGGGCCTGGCGGACGGACCGCTGCGCGCTCTGGTGATCGGCGACCCGGGAGACCCGGAGAAGGGCTTCCACCTGCCGGGAGCCCGCCAGGAGGCCCTCGCGGTGGCCTCCCGGCTCAAGGAGCTCGGGGCCAAGGTCAGCCTCTTCGTCGGCGCGGCGAACGCGCTGCGCCAGCCGGGCGTCGATCCCGCCCGGCGCCTGGACGTGCTGCGGGTGCTGCTGTGCGGGGGCAACCACATCGTGCACTACTGCGGGCACAGCGCCTTCGACCTCTCCGGTACCGGACGGCGCTCGGGCTGGGTCTTCGCGGACGGCCTGCTGACCGCCCAGGAACTCGCCCTGCTCGAACGCCCGCCACTGATCGTCGTCGCCAATGCCTGTTACACGGCCCGACTCGGCGCCGCCGCCGTCCCGGGCGCCCCGCCCGGAGCGCCCGGTCTCGCCGGCCGCACCCCCTGGGGGAACCCGCAGGCCGCGCTCGTGCCGAGTCTCGCCGACGAGTTCCTGCGCATGGGGGTGGGGCACTACATCGGGGCGGCCTGGCGGATCCCCGACGACCAGGGGATCTCCTTCGCCGACCAGTTCTACACGCACCTGTTCCAGGGCGGGTCCGGTGAGGCGACCCCGACGGTGGGCGGCGCCGTCCGCGCGGCGCGCAGGCGCCTCTACGGGCTGCGCGCCGCGGGGCAGCCGGAGCAGGGTCCCGCCGGCCCGGGCGGTCCGAACGGCCCGCAGGGCCCGGACGTCACGCCGAGCGGGCAGCGCTGGAGTTCCTGGGCCGCCTACCAGCACTACGGGGACGCGGCCGATCCGTTCGTGCGACCAGGGGGCAGCTAG
- a CDS encoding protein kinase domain-containing protein — translation MSGATDVFALGSVLAYAACGQPPFGDESGHGVLYRIVHEEPDLEPLRELEPNLAELVAACLDKDPEGRPTAAELLERARLHGPFAAPLWPGAVTERLTERAAFAANAPEADVPTVPLTGEHPEPEPEPESEPEKDPAPAIPAPPVTARPERTAPRRRTRVLLAVVPVVVVAGCTTLALQHLPYASAPRAGAGNSPSAPVTAPVDPTASTTAAGPAGTAGASPSGTASPAQPPAQEPGAAAAAGGAGGPGSGTGPGPLPGGGTQPGSSSAGNSDNPANGGGSGSMRPGGTGGAGGSGGTSTAPTTPPPPAPPASGTYRFRNGNNSQCITQVFGASDSGDCADASARWTVQSSPDGSFKLVNQQGGGCLYANMLGQAVFVGDCSQGTARLWRTGSGGSLRNDFSGGCLDLGMSSGLVTKTCGGEASQRWTKQG, via the coding sequence TTGAGCGGCGCCACCGATGTGTTCGCGCTGGGCTCCGTACTCGCGTACGCGGCGTGCGGTCAGCCGCCGTTCGGCGACGAGTCGGGGCACGGAGTGCTGTACCGGATCGTCCACGAGGAGCCCGATCTGGAGCCGTTGCGGGAGTTGGAGCCAAACCTCGCCGAGCTCGTCGCGGCCTGCCTCGACAAGGATCCCGAGGGACGTCCCACCGCCGCCGAACTCCTCGAACGTGCCCGCCTGCACGGCCCGTTCGCCGCCCCGCTGTGGCCGGGGGCCGTCACCGAGCGCCTGACCGAGCGGGCCGCCTTCGCAGCGAACGCACCGGAGGCCGACGTACCCACCGTCCCGCTCACCGGTGAGCACCCCGAACCTGAGCCGGAACCCGAGTCGGAGCCCGAGAAGGACCCGGCTCCGGCGATCCCCGCTCCCCCGGTCACGGCCCGGCCGGAACGGACCGCGCCCCGCCGCCGCACCCGCGTCCTGCTCGCCGTCGTGCCGGTCGTCGTGGTCGCGGGCTGTACGACCCTCGCCCTTCAGCACCTGCCGTACGCCTCCGCGCCGCGGGCCGGAGCCGGGAACTCACCGTCCGCCCCGGTCACGGCGCCGGTCGACCCGACGGCATCGACGACCGCCGCGGGACCAGCAGGAACAGCGGGCGCCAGCCCGTCGGGTACGGCGTCGCCGGCGCAACCGCCCGCCCAGGAACCGGGAGCGGCCGCGGCCGCCGGGGGCGCAGGCGGCCCCGGTTCCGGAACCGGCCCCGGGCCCCTCCCCGGCGGCGGTACCCAGCCCGGTTCGAGCAGCGCCGGGAACTCCGACAACCCGGCGAACGGGGGCGGATCGGGCAGTATGCGCCCCGGCGGCACCGGCGGGGCCGGCGGCAGCGGCGGGACGTCCACGGCGCCCACGACCCCGCCGCCCCCGGCGCCTCCCGCTTCCGGCACCTACCGCTTCCGCAACGGCAACAACAGCCAGTGCATCACGCAGGTCTTCGGCGCTTCGGACTCCGGCGACTGCGCGGACGCGAGCGCCCGGTGGACCGTCCAGAGCAGTCCGGACGGCAGCTTCAAACTCGTCAACCAGCAGGGCGGGGGCTGCCTGTACGCCAACATGCTCGGCCAGGCCGTCTTCGTCGGCGACTGCTCCCAGGGCACCGCCCGGTTGTGGCGGACGGGGTCGGGCGGCAGCCTCCGCAACGACTTCAGCGGGGGCTGTCTCGACCTGGGCATGAGCAGCGGTCTCGTGACGAAGACGTGCGGCGGGGAGGCGTCGCAGCGCTGGACGAAACAGGGCTAG
- a CDS encoding M1 family metallopeptidase, producing the protein MSGQRTEPSDPYFPANGDSRYRVHRYELALEYRPGPNRLAGTARLSAIAGRAPLTEFHLNLAEFRIGRVLVNGRAPHYTHRGGKLRIRPAKPLPAGSAFTVEVHWAGNPKPVRSPWGGLGWEELTDGALVASQPVGAPSWYPCNDRPADKASYHISVNTPSPYAVVAGGRLLTRTTKASTTTWVYEQSAPTSSYLVGLSIGMYQTVLLGDPGLGGVPQSAHVPPHLLARFSRDFARQPAMMRLFEELFGPYPFGEYVVVVADEELDVPVEAQGLSTFGANHVDGVRGSERLIAHELAHQWFGNSVTIADWRHIWLNEGFAKYAEWLWSERSGGRTAHELAAAAHRLLSSQPQDLRLADPGRKLMFDDRLYQRGGLTMHAIRCALGDGAFFRMLRDWATVHRHGVVSTVALTHHAARYAAEPLDDLFTAWLHQPALPPLPAPPRPPIPARPGYPPTNGGSKGGRGKAST; encoded by the coding sequence GTGAGCGGCCAGAGAACAGAGCCATCGGACCCGTACTTCCCGGCCAACGGCGACTCCCGTTACCGAGTGCACCGGTACGAACTCGCTCTGGAGTACCGTCCCGGCCCCAACCGGCTCGCCGGCACGGCCCGGCTGAGCGCGATCGCCGGGCGGGCGCCGCTCACCGAGTTCCACCTGAACCTGGCCGAATTCAGAATAGGCCGCGTCCTGGTGAACGGCCGGGCCCCGCACTACACCCACCGCGGCGGCAAGCTGCGCATCCGCCCGGCCAAGCCCCTGCCCGCCGGCTCCGCCTTCACCGTGGAGGTGCACTGGGCCGGCAACCCCAAACCGGTGCGCAGCCCCTGGGGCGGCCTCGGTTGGGAGGAACTGACCGACGGCGCCCTGGTGGCCAGCCAGCCCGTCGGCGCGCCCTCCTGGTACCCGTGCAACGACCGGCCCGCCGACAAGGCCTCGTACCACATCTCGGTCAACACGCCGTCCCCCTACGCGGTCGTGGCCGGCGGCCGACTGCTCACGCGCACGACGAAGGCCAGCACGACCACCTGGGTCTACGAGCAGTCCGCGCCGACCTCCAGCTACCTGGTCGGCCTGTCCATCGGCATGTACCAGACGGTGCTCCTCGGCGACCCCGGACTGGGCGGCGTACCGCAGAGCGCACACGTGCCGCCGCACCTGCTGGCGCGGTTCTCCCGCGACTTCGCCCGGCAGCCCGCCATGATGCGCCTGTTCGAGGAACTCTTCGGGCCCTACCCCTTCGGCGAGTACGTGGTGGTCGTCGCCGACGAGGAACTGGACGTCCCCGTGGAGGCGCAGGGCCTGTCGACCTTCGGCGCCAACCACGTGGACGGCGTCCGCGGTTCGGAACGCCTCATCGCCCACGAGCTGGCGCACCAGTGGTTCGGCAACAGCGTGACCATCGCCGACTGGCGGCACATCTGGCTGAACGAGGGCTTCGCGAAGTACGCCGAATGGCTCTGGTCGGAACGCTCCGGCGGCCGCACCGCGCACGAACTGGCGGCCGCCGCACACCGGCTGCTGTCCTCGCAGCCGCAGGACCTGCGCCTGGCCGACCCCGGCCGCAAGCTGATGTTCGACGACCGCCTGTACCAGCGCGGCGGCCTGACCATGCACGCGATCCGCTGCGCGCTGGGCGACGGCGCGTTCTTCCGCATGCTGCGGGACTGGGCCACGGTCCACCGCCACGGGGTGGTGTCCACCGTGGCCCTCACCCACCACGCGGCCCGTTACGCGGCCGAACCGTTGGACGACCTGTTCACCGCCTGGCTCCACCAGCCGGCCCTCCCGCCCCTGCCGGCGCCGCCCCGGCCCCCGATACCGGCGAGGCCCGGATACCCGCCGACGAACGGCGGCTCCAAGGGCGGTCGGGGCAAGGCCTCGACCTAG
- a CDS encoding CGNR zinc finger domain-containing protein, with product MERWLALELASTIRHDGDGGVADDLATVQGTTRWIHEQGDLLAGHLPVGGLAADEGLRLGIIELRQAVRALFARVVSPAPPSPADAHRLMTVDRAMAHLNAAAAREPVAPQITWPVGGVPTARLLSAENDPHVRLVAALARAAIDFLSGPQRTQLRSCTAPRCVRYFLKSHGRQEWCKPSCGNRARAARHYRRQRTVVDGGSAPS from the coding sequence GTGGAGCGCTGGCTGGCACTGGAACTGGCGAGCACGATCCGTCACGACGGAGACGGCGGCGTCGCCGACGACCTCGCCACGGTCCAGGGGACGACGCGCTGGATCCACGAGCAGGGGGATCTGCTGGCCGGCCACCTTCCGGTGGGAGGACTCGCAGCGGATGAGGGCCTCAGGCTCGGGATCATCGAACTTCGGCAGGCAGTGCGGGCCCTGTTCGCCCGAGTGGTCAGTCCCGCTCCCCCCAGCCCGGCGGACGCCCATCGCCTGATGACCGTCGACCGGGCAATGGCCCACCTCAATGCGGCTGCCGCGCGGGAACCGGTTGCCCCGCAAATCACCTGGCCCGTGGGAGGAGTCCCTACCGCCCGACTGCTGTCGGCGGAGAACGATCCGCACGTTCGGCTCGTCGCGGCCCTGGCCCGAGCCGCCATCGACTTTCTCAGCGGCCCGCAGCGCACGCAGTTGCGATCCTGCACCGCACCCCGCTGCGTGCGCTACTTCCTCAAGAGCCACGGGCGGCAGGAGTGGTGCAAGCCGTCGTGCGGAAACCGCGCCCGGGCAGCCCGCCACTACAGGCGTCAGCGCACGGTTGTCGACGGCGGTTCCGCACCGTCCTGA
- a CDS encoding LysE family translocator encodes MVRPYAVAGFLVALLPLIATPGASLALLIQHVTDSGRRQALPVVLGTVTGLYVHAALAMAGLSALVMHSSLAFTAVKLIGAVYLIGLGAWTWRSAAPNAAPVPHRPYPPTGSDSVYAQALLANVLNPKAAAIYLTLVPQFIAPRQPFGGQILTLATAHALLIAVWLTAWTFLILRAAHALHGPRFKRTAAKATAAVLIALGIRSAVT; translated from the coding sequence GTGGTCCGTCCCTACGCCGTCGCCGGGTTCCTGGTGGCGCTCCTTCCGCTGATCGCCACCCCCGGAGCCAGCCTGGCCCTGCTGATCCAACACGTCACCGACAGCGGCCGCCGCCAGGCTCTTCCGGTCGTCCTCGGCACGGTCACCGGCCTGTACGTCCACGCCGCCCTCGCCATGGCCGGCCTGTCAGCCCTGGTCATGCACTCCAGCCTGGCCTTCACCGCCGTCAAACTGATCGGTGCCGTCTACCTCATCGGCCTCGGCGCATGGACCTGGCGTTCCGCCGCCCCGAACGCCGCACCCGTCCCCCACCGCCCCTACCCGCCGACGGGGTCGGACTCCGTCTACGCCCAAGCGTTGCTCGCCAACGTCCTCAACCCGAAGGCGGCAGCCATCTACTTGACCCTGGTCCCCCAGTTCATCGCACCGCGCCAACCCTTCGGCGGCCAGATCCTCACCTTGGCCACCGCCCACGCGCTGCTGATCGCAGTCTGGCTTACCGCCTGGACCTTCCTCATCCTGCGCGCCGCACACGCCCTGCACGGACCCCGCTTCAAGCGAACTGCCGCCAAGGCCACGGCAGCGGTCCTCATCGCCCTCGGCATTCGGAGCGCCGTGACGTAG
- a CDS encoding MarR family transcriptional regulator, translated as MTTQQMSDVELAGQPAAYWTGIAYEALIAFTRARMTEKGHTQPQLWLLRNLSANDISPDGKGMTLPELRLAMASYIRREDDLAAEAEDLLERGWLTRDPEDRLWLTEEGERARIDLARGAPAIRAALHEGVDDADYVTTLKVLQQLIHNAAGPSTHSR; from the coding sequence ATGACGACCCAGCAGATGTCCGACGTCGAACTCGCCGGCCAGCCCGCCGCCTACTGGACCGGGATCGCCTACGAGGCGCTCATCGCGTTCACCCGGGCCCGGATGACCGAGAAGGGCCACACCCAGCCGCAACTCTGGCTGCTGCGCAATCTGTCGGCGAACGACATCTCACCCGACGGCAAGGGGATGACCCTGCCCGAGCTGCGGTTGGCCATGGCCTCCTACATCCGGCGCGAGGACGATCTGGCGGCGGAGGCCGAGGACCTCCTGGAGCGCGGCTGGCTGACCCGGGACCCCGAGGACCGGCTGTGGCTCACCGAGGAGGGCGAGCGGGCCCGCATCGATCTCGCGCGAGGCGCCCCGGCGATCCGTGCCGCCCTCCACGAGGGCGTCGACGACGCGGACTACGTCACCACGCTGAAGGTGCTCCAACAACTGATCCACAACGCGGCCGGGCCGAGCACGCACTCGCGGTAG
- a CDS encoding metallophosphoesterase, translating into MTLLAQISDLHLDGSERATRRATRVMDYLRALPHPVDALLVTGDIADHGEEAEYEEAVQILSAPFPVLTCPGNHDARPAYRKALLGGAPDHGPINQAHDVAGTTILMCDSTIPGRDEGRLDAHTLAWIDTTLTALPQDTPALIAFHQPPVELHHPLPDSGMLEEPGQLADLLDAHPQVVAVLTGHAHTAAASTFAARPLIVGPAITWTLRMPWEGDRAADRDQPPGLAFHVLSDDRRLTTHYRVVL; encoded by the coding sequence ATGACCCTGCTTGCACAGATCAGCGACCTGCACCTGGACGGCAGCGAGAGGGCGACCCGACGCGCCACCCGCGTCATGGACTACTTGCGAGCCCTGCCCCACCCGGTTGACGCGCTCCTGGTCACCGGGGACATCGCCGATCACGGCGAGGAGGCCGAGTACGAGGAAGCGGTCCAGATCCTGTCCGCCCCCTTCCCCGTGCTCACCTGCCCCGGAAACCACGACGCGCGACCGGCCTACCGCAAGGCCCTGCTCGGAGGGGCGCCCGACCACGGCCCCATCAACCAGGCCCACGACGTCGCCGGCACCACCATCCTGATGTGCGACTCCACCATCCCGGGCCGCGACGAGGGACGCCTCGACGCCCACACGCTCGCCTGGATCGACACCACCCTCACCGCGCTGCCGCAGGACACCCCGGCACTGATCGCCTTCCACCAGCCGCCGGTCGAACTCCATCACCCCCTGCCCGACTCCGGCATGCTCGAAGAGCCCGGGCAACTGGCCGACTTGCTCGACGCGCACCCGCAGGTCGTCGCCGTCCTCACGGGCCACGCCCACACCGCGGCCGCCTCGACCTTCGCCGCGCGTCCGCTGATCGTCGGCCCGGCCATCACCTGGACCCTGCGCATGCCCTGGGAGGGCGACAGGGCCGCGGACCGCGACCAGCCGCCCGGCCTCGCGTTCCACGTCCTGTCCGACGACCGGCGCCTGACCACCCACTACCGCGTCGTGCTCTGA